One window from the genome of Synechococcus sp. PROS-7-1 encodes:
- a CDS encoding PLP-dependent transferase, translated as MSPRNLLEDPCWQGHDLGHPLPDATHAVSVALPRWSDVIAYEENEPSCRAALRAVYPRFGLHPLVRELADLALKESGLAPSTGYSCWPYPTEAAAEAAGNHCQRQALDGFSAIRTVRGLPCLVADPIRTMAAKAFWQHTGLGASSRLAAIALGKEASPDTAIAKSALSTVIQRLAGIYGCAEDAISLHPSGMAALHSALQRIAVLHPGRPVLQIGFPYVDVLKLPQVVFSGAELLLDDTPAQVQTALDRLQPGAIVVELPSNPLLRCVNLPEIAALAHERGIPVIADDTIGSGLNINALPHADLVFSSLTKSFAGRGDVMAGSLVISPFSPWWETWARSTASPQAVADLADADAIALEQGSCDVAERVAKLNANTQSLAIRLQEHPAVAQVFHPGRCERFNRLRRSDGGHGCLLSFALKAGAEKAARVYDALQVCKGPSLGTAFTLVCPYVLLAHYGELPWAETCGVPSHLLRVSVGLEDHDQLWSRFDRALSA; from the coding sequence ATGAGTCCGCGCAACCTGCTGGAGGATCCCTGTTGGCAGGGGCACGATCTTGGCCATCCCCTGCCGGATGCCACCCATGCGGTTTCGGTCGCGCTGCCACGCTGGAGCGACGTGATCGCCTACGAGGAAAACGAACCCTCGTGCCGTGCGGCGCTTCGCGCGGTTTACCCACGCTTCGGACTGCATCCGCTGGTCAGGGAACTGGCGGATCTGGCACTGAAGGAGTCTGGATTGGCGCCGTCAACTGGATACAGCTGTTGGCCCTATCCCACTGAAGCCGCGGCCGAAGCAGCCGGGAACCATTGCCAGCGACAGGCCCTGGACGGCTTCAGCGCAATCCGAACGGTACGGGGTTTGCCCTGCCTGGTCGCTGACCCGATCAGGACGATGGCCGCGAAGGCCTTCTGGCAACACACGGGCCTGGGTGCATCGTCGCGCCTGGCGGCCATCGCCCTGGGCAAGGAGGCGTCGCCTGATACGGCGATTGCCAAGTCAGCCCTGAGCACGGTGATCCAACGCCTGGCTGGGATCTATGGCTGCGCTGAGGACGCCATCAGCCTGCATCCCTCCGGGATGGCTGCACTGCACTCAGCGCTTCAACGCATCGCCGTCCTCCATCCCGGGCGGCCGGTGCTGCAGATCGGCTTTCCCTATGTGGATGTGCTGAAGCTGCCTCAGGTGGTCTTCAGCGGAGCGGAGCTGCTCCTCGACGACACACCCGCACAAGTGCAGACGGCCTTGGATCGTCTCCAACCGGGAGCCATCGTGGTGGAACTGCCGAGCAACCCCTTGCTTCGCTGCGTGAATCTGCCCGAAATTGCAGCGCTGGCGCACGAACGGGGGATCCCGGTGATCGCCGATGACACGATCGGCTCCGGACTCAACATCAACGCGCTGCCCCACGCGGATTTGGTGTTCAGCTCCCTCACCAAAAGCTTTGCCGGACGCGGCGATGTGATGGCAGGGAGCCTGGTGATTAGTCCTTTTTCCCCCTGGTGGGAGACCTGGGCCCGGAGCACGGCATCACCTCAGGCCGTTGCGGATCTCGCAGACGCCGACGCCATCGCCCTGGAACAGGGCAGCTGCGATGTGGCCGAGCGTGTTGCCAAGCTCAATGCCAACACCCAGTCACTGGCGATCAGGCTTCAGGAGCATCCCGCCGTCGCCCAGGTGTTCCATCCGGGACGCTGCGAGCGGTTCAACAGGCTTCGCCGTTCCGATGGAGGCCATGGTTGCCTGCTGTCGTTCGCGCTAAAAGCAGGAGCTGAGAAGGCAGCACGGGTCTACGACGCCCTGCAGGTGTGCAAGGGCCCCAGTCTCGGCACCGCATTCACCCTGGTCTGTCCCTATGTGCTGCTGGCCCATTACGGGGAATTGCCCTGGGCCGAAACCTGTGGGGTTCCCTCACACCTGCTGCGGGTCTCCGTGGGACTGGAAGATCACGACCAACTTTGGAGCCGTTTTGATCGGGCCCTTTCGGCCTGA
- the queA gene encoding tRNA preQ1(34) S-adenosylmethionine ribosyltransferase-isomerase QueA yields MADPRDLQLSAYDYELPEARIAQRPVEPRHAAKLLMVPPLEASSLQGRHGTVWDWQNELRSGDLLVVNDTRVLQARLRVRRSGGGLGELLVLEPRGEGRWLCLARPGKKLRPGDQVWLEALEQDPLPLQVLASDPASGGRIVQFPPAFADAIAIEALLQRYGEVPLPPYITCHDDSDQERYQTRYASRPGAVAAPTAGLHLSDDLLQAIRERGVQMSSVTLHVGLGTFRPVETEDLRELSLHSEWVEVSSELVAAVQACRQRGGRVIAVGTTSVRALEGAAAAGGGQLQPLKGPVDLVIQPGYRFMVVDGLLTNFHLPKSSLLLLVSALIGRERLLDLYELAMASDYRFYSYGDAMWIAPGAVLMDARPR; encoded by the coding sequence GTGGCTGATCCCAGGGATCTTCAGCTGAGTGCCTACGACTATGAGCTTCCTGAAGCTCGGATCGCTCAGAGGCCGGTTGAGCCGCGCCATGCTGCAAAACTGCTGATGGTTCCGCCTCTGGAGGCGTCCTCCCTGCAGGGGCGGCATGGGACGGTGTGGGACTGGCAGAACGAACTCCGCAGCGGTGATCTGTTGGTGGTGAATGACACCCGGGTGCTGCAGGCCCGCTTGCGGGTGAGGCGTTCCGGTGGCGGTCTGGGGGAATTGCTGGTGCTGGAGCCGAGGGGAGAGGGACGTTGGTTGTGTCTGGCACGCCCTGGCAAGAAATTGCGGCCTGGTGATCAGGTTTGGCTCGAGGCCCTTGAACAGGATCCGCTGCCCCTGCAGGTGCTGGCGAGCGATCCAGCCAGCGGCGGACGCATTGTGCAGTTCCCGCCGGCCTTTGCTGACGCCATCGCGATCGAGGCCTTGCTGCAGCGTTACGGAGAAGTTCCGCTTCCGCCCTACATCACCTGCCACGACGACTCGGATCAGGAGCGGTATCAGACGCGCTATGCATCACGCCCCGGTGCAGTAGCTGCACCAACCGCTGGGCTGCATCTCAGTGATGACCTTCTGCAGGCGATCCGCGAGCGTGGCGTGCAGATGTCCAGCGTGACCCTTCACGTGGGACTGGGGACCTTCCGGCCTGTGGAAACCGAGGATCTGCGGGAACTCAGCCTGCACAGCGAATGGGTGGAGGTGTCCTCGGAGCTTGTGGCTGCTGTGCAGGCCTGCCGCCAACGCGGGGGGCGGGTGATCGCAGTGGGAACCACGAGTGTGCGGGCTCTGGAAGGGGCTGCTGCAGCCGGCGGTGGGCAATTGCAACCGCTCAAAGGGCCAGTGGACCTGGTCATCCAGCCCGGTTACCGATTCATGGTGGTGGATGGATTACTGACCAACTTCCACCTCCCCAAAAGCTCCCTGCTCCTTCTAGTGAGTGCCCTGATTGGGAGAGAGCGGCTGCTGGATCTGTATGAGCTCGCGATGGCAAGCGACTATCGGTTTTATTCCTACGGGGATGCGATGTGGATTGCACCGGGAGCGGTCCTCATGGATGCCCGCCCCCGGTGA
- the cysK gene encoding cysteine synthase A: MSRVYADNSQAIGNTPLVRLNHVTKGCKATVLAKVEGRNPAYSVKCRIGANMIWDAEKRGDLTEGKVIVEPTSGNTGIALAFTAAARGYKLVLTMPESMSIERRRVMAVLGAEIVLTEAAKGMPGAIAKAKEIASSDPAKYFMPGQFENPANPEIHFKTTGPEIWNDCDGAIDVLVAGVGTGGTITGVSRYIKNEAGKAIESVAVEPSHSPVITQTLNGEEIKPGPHKIQGIGAGFIPKNLDLSVVDKVEQVTNEESIAMAQRLAKEEGLLVGISCGAAAAAAIRLAQQDAYAGKTIVVVLPDLAERYLSSVMFADVPTGIIEQPVAV, from the coding sequence ATGTCACGCGTTTACGCCGACAACAGCCAGGCCATCGGCAACACACCGCTGGTGCGTCTCAACCACGTCACCAAAGGCTGCAAAGCCACCGTGCTCGCCAAGGTTGAGGGTCGCAACCCTGCCTACAGCGTGAAGTGCCGCATCGGCGCCAACATGATCTGGGACGCCGAAAAGCGAGGGGATCTCACCGAAGGCAAGGTGATCGTTGAACCCACCTCCGGCAACACCGGCATTGCCCTGGCCTTCACCGCCGCAGCTCGCGGCTACAAGCTCGTGCTCACAATGCCCGAGTCGATGTCCATCGAGCGTCGCCGTGTAATGGCCGTGCTCGGCGCTGAGATTGTGCTCACCGAGGCCGCCAAAGGCATGCCCGGTGCCATTGCCAAGGCCAAGGAGATCGCCTCTAGCGATCCCGCCAAATATTTCATGCCTGGGCAGTTCGAGAATCCCGCCAACCCTGAAATCCACTTCAAAACCACAGGGCCTGAGATCTGGAACGACTGCGACGGTGCCATTGACGTGCTGGTGGCCGGCGTTGGCACCGGCGGCACGATCACCGGCGTGTCCCGTTACATCAAGAACGAGGCCGGCAAGGCGATCGAGTCTGTGGCAGTAGAGCCCAGCCACAGCCCCGTGATCACCCAGACCCTCAATGGTGAGGAGATCAAGCCTGGTCCTCACAAGATCCAGGGCATTGGTGCTGGCTTCATCCCCAAGAACCTCGATCTTTCCGTGGTCGACAAGGTTGAGCAGGTGACCAATGAGGAGTCCATTGCCATGGCTCAGCGCCTCGCCAAGGAGGAGGGCCTGCTGGTGGGAATCTCCTGCGGTGCAGCTGCGGCTGCTGCCATCCGGCTGGCGCAACAGGATGCCTACGCCGGCAAAACCATTGTGGTGGTGCTGCCCGACCTGGCCGAGCGTTATCTGTCGTCCGTGATGTTCGCGGATGTGCCCACCGGCATCATCGAACAGCCTGTCGCTGTCTGA
- a CDS encoding PLP-dependent aspartate aminotransferase family protein, which translates to MQHPATAPADATRAIHHGESFADDTGTVMPPIYATSTFAHGNPGGFDYTRSGNPNFRILEGVLASVERCDHATVFGSGVSAITAIASTLQQGDLVLCEENLYGCTVRLFEQVFAKFGVRTEWVDFTDPSSLTAIAELQPAMIWLESPTNPLLKVIDLEAVCNAARSVAVPVVVDNTFATALVQRPLQLGATLSLTSTTKYINGHSDALGGAVCTDAPEWHERMVFAQKALGLMPSPFDCWLITRGIKTLPLRLRQQIENAAALADHLADHPQVEWTRYPHRSDHPQQAVALRQMHGGGAIVTIGLETSREQAYAVCKALRWFTMAESLGGVESLICHPATMTHAAVSPEVKSKLGITDGLIRLSVGCEDVADLISDLDQALATL; encoded by the coding sequence TTGCAGCATCCCGCGACCGCACCCGCTGATGCCACCCGTGCCATCCATCACGGCGAGAGCTTCGCGGATGACACCGGCACGGTGATGCCGCCGATTTACGCCACCTCCACCTTCGCCCATGGCAATCCTGGAGGCTTTGACTACACCCGTTCAGGCAACCCCAATTTCCGCATTCTTGAAGGTGTGCTGGCCTCGGTGGAACGGTGCGACCACGCCACCGTGTTCGGCTCGGGGGTGAGTGCGATCACAGCCATCGCCTCCACCCTCCAACAGGGAGACCTGGTGCTGTGCGAGGAGAACCTCTACGGCTGCACCGTGCGTTTGTTCGAACAGGTGTTCGCCAAATTCGGCGTGCGCACTGAATGGGTGGATTTCACAGATCCCTCATCACTAACGGCAATCGCCGAGCTCCAGCCCGCCATGATTTGGCTGGAGAGCCCAACCAACCCGCTGCTCAAGGTGATTGATCTAGAAGCGGTCTGCAACGCAGCCCGCAGCGTTGCGGTGCCTGTTGTGGTCGACAACACCTTCGCCACAGCCCTGGTGCAGCGCCCTTTACAGCTGGGTGCCACGCTCTCGCTCACCAGCACCACCAAATACATCAATGGGCATTCCGATGCCCTCGGGGGCGCCGTCTGCACAGATGCCCCTGAATGGCATGAGCGCATGGTGTTCGCCCAGAAGGCTCTGGGCCTGATGCCGTCTCCCTTCGACTGCTGGTTGATCACCCGAGGCATCAAAACCCTGCCACTGCGGCTGCGCCAACAGATCGAAAACGCGGCTGCACTGGCCGACCATCTGGCCGACCACCCCCAGGTGGAATGGACTCGCTATCCCCATCGCTCTGACCATCCCCAGCAAGCTGTAGCCCTTAGACAGATGCACGGCGGTGGAGCCATTGTGACCATCGGTCTAGAGACCAGCCGAGAACAGGCCTATGCGGTGTGCAAGGCACTGCGCTGGTTCACCATGGCGGAAAGCTTGGGGGGCGTGGAGAGCTTGATCTGCCACCCCGCCACCATGACCCACGCCGCTGTGTCCCCTGAAGTCAAGAGCAAGCTGGGCATCACCGATGGGTTGATCCGTCTGTCAGTTGGCTGTGAAGACGTCGCCGACCTGATCTCGGATCTCGATCAGGCCTTAGCGACGCTGTGA